TTTCCGGTTCAGCCTCGATAGCAGGCACCGCTTGCTGCGCCAATTGCTGTCAGCACTCGTCAGCTGCATATGGTCGGTGGTACTGTTTGTATCGCTGTTTGTAGTACTGtttgtaagaaaaaaatatttggaaGTAGTCATACAGGCACGTTGGTGTGAGTCTTTAAGTAGATGACCAGTGTGTTGAGACGTTTGTGCTAGCAATGTGCTGATGTGAGGTTCTTGTTCGATCTGGGAAGGATAAAATTTAATATATAGATACAGGATAACAACTTTTACTCACAATAACTTTTACttcattttgttttctctctGCAGCATCAAGGCCTTCTATTTCTCCCACTGCCAAAAGTGACAACTCGGAGCAAGGATGCCTCAACCAATGTGACTATGAGACTGATAATCTGTCTTCTCCAGAAACACATGCCAGCGTCCATACTGGCAAAAGGCCATTTCACTGCCCTTTATGCCCTGAGAGCTTTTTGCAAAAGCCCAACCTGCAAACCCACCTTCTCACCCACACAGgcaagaagccatttcagtgccctttgtGCTCTCGGACCTTCTCAGAAAAATGCAACCTTATGAAACACCTGTCCACCCACACAGGCAAGACACCATTTCAATGCGCTTCATGTTTTCGGAACTTCTCGGGAAAGGCTCGCCTGAAAGAGCACCTGCGCACCcatacaggcgagaagccatttcattgcCCTTTATGCCCTCAGAGCTTTTCTCAAAAGTCCAACCTGAAAACTCACCTgctcacccacacaggcgagaaaccatttcagtgccctttgtGCTCTCACAGCTGCTCACGAAAGGGCAACCTTATGAAACACCTGAGCACCCATACAGGCGAGAaaccatttcagtgcccttcatgctctcggcgCTTCGCACGAAAGACACTTCTTGAACtgcacctgcgcacccacacaggtgagaagccgtTTCAGTGCCCTTCGTGCCTTCGGAGCTTCGCACAAAAGGCTGCCCTTATGAAACacttgcgcacccacacaggtgagaagccatatcagtgcccttcatgctctcgaaGTTTCTCAGTAAGATGGAACCTTACGAAACATCTGTGCACCCACACAGgggagaagccatttcagtgctcTTCATGCTTTCAGAGCTTCTCAGAAAAGGCTCGCCTGAAAGCGCACCTGCTCACCCACACAGGCGACaagccatttgagtgcccttcatgctctcagagttTCACACGAAAGGATTACCTGAAAgagcacctgcgcacccacacaggcgagaagccctTTGAGTGCCATTCATGCTCTCAAAGCTTTTCACGAAAGACCCATCTGAAAcagcacctgcgcacccacactggcgagaagccatttgagtgcacttcatgctctcagagcttctcacgaaaggATTACCTGAAAAGCCACCTGCGTACTCACACAGGCGATAAGCTGTagcagtgcccttcatgctctgaAAGCTTCTCACAAAACATTTGGTTTAAAGCCCACATATGCACCCatacaggtgagaagccatttaaATGTCCTTCATGCCTTCAGAGCTGCTCACAGAAGGCCAGCCTGAAATCCCACCTGCGCACCGACACAGGCAAAAAGCCATATAAGTGCCCTTCGTGCTCTCTGAGCTTCTCAGAAAATGGCACCCTTACGAAACACCTGTGCACCCACATGCGAAAAGCCATTCCAGTGCTCCTCATGCTCTTGAGTTTCTTGTTCAAGAGTTCCTTGAAGATACACCAGTGCATTCATACCGGTGACCAGCCATACAGCTGCACCATCTGCTCCACGTTCTTTATGCAGTCTCATCAATTCATCAGACATGAGAGAGCACAGCGCCACAATACTCTAGGGTAGGTCAACAACCATGTTGAAGTAGTCCGAATTGAAAATCTACATAGTGTAGCATGCTGCATGGTGTTCTGCTGCATAGTGTTCTACTGCATCAGGTAAAACAAGCATCTCCATGTTCTCAGGGGTGCTGCAGCACTTTTTT
Above is a genomic segment from Dermacentor andersoni chromosome 8, qqDerAnde1_hic_scaffold, whole genome shotgun sequence containing:
- the LOC129386806 gene encoding uncharacterized protein, which codes for MSQTESITAKTACRDPFKVVGQVEVGTQCSLPLADKSVGGSFKPGSESRSVQTTEAVEQLSSTSASRPSISPTAKSDNSEQGCLNQCDYETDNLSSPETHASVHTGKRPFHCPLCPESFLQKPNLQTHLLTHTGKKPFQCPLCSRTFSEKCNLMKHLSTHTGKTPFQCASCFRNFSGKARLKEHLRTHTGEKPFHCPLCPQSFSQKSNLKTHLLTHTGEKPFQCPLCSHSCSRKGNLMKHLSTHTGEKPFQCPSCSRRFARKTLLELHLRTHTGEKPFQCPSCLRSFAQKAALMKHLRTHTGEKPYQCPSCSRSFSVRWNLTKHLCTHTGEKPFQCSSCFQSFSEKARLKAHLLTHTGDKPFECPSCSQSFTRKDYLKEHLRTHTGEKPFECHSCSQSFSRKTHLKQHLRTHTGEKPFECTSCSQSFSRKDYLKSHLRTHTGDKL